From Gimesia panareensis, the proteins below share one genomic window:
- a CDS encoding IS3 family transposase (programmed frameshift): MSKENSNSKRTRRSFTEEFKIEAVKMVTEQGYKVSEVARSLDVNENLIHRWKAKFSQPESDTENEELKRLREENKRLRMERDILKKANGLLCQRKSMRFRFIEEHQAIWKISLMCQVLRVSRSGYYRWRRRPLSNRSQIRKSLQEKIKVIHNTKHKDNYGSPRMHRELLSQGIPCSENTVAKVMQEAGIQARIRRKFQITTDSRHAHPVAANVLNRQFDQSTGPNQTWVSDITYVWTRQGWLYLACVVDLYSRKVVGWSMSSQMTKELVLDALQMAIIRRCPKESLLHHSDRGSQYCSEEYQRTLKVNGIQCSMSRKGDCWDNAVMESFFATLKKELIHRQKYETRASARHSIFEYIEVFYNRERLHSSLGYQSPEMFEQAV; this comes from the exons ATGAGCAAAGAGAATTCGAATTCGAAACGTACCCGGCGGTCATTCACTGAAGAGTTCAAGATTGAAGCCGTCAAGATGGTCACCGAGCAGGGTTATAAAGTCTCTGAAGTGGCACGCAGCCTGGATGTCAATGAGAACCTGATACATCGCTGGAAGGCAAAGTTCTCCCAGCCGGAAAGTGATACCGAGAACGAAGAACTGAAGCGGCTGCGTGAAGAGAATAAGCGTTTGCGGATGGAGCGTGACATTCTAAAAAAAGCGA ACGGCCTTCTTTGCCAGAGAAAATCAATGAGATTCCGCTTCATCGAAGAACATCAAGCCATCTGGAAGATTTCCCTGATGTGTCAGGTTCTTCGTGTTTCACGCAGTGGCTATTATCGTTGGCGACGAAGGCCTCTCAGCAACCGTTCACAAATTCGGAAATCTCTCCAGGAGAAAATCAAAGTCATTCACAACACGAAACACAAGGACAATTACGGCTCGCCTCGGATGCACCGGGAACTCCTTTCTCAAGGCATCCCCTGCAGTGAGAACACAGTGGCCAAAGTGATGCAGGAAGCGGGTATCCAAGCTCGAATCAGGAGGAAATTCCAGATCACTACCGATTCCCGCCATGCTCATCCTGTGGCAGCGAATGTACTGAATCGCCAGTTCGATCAGTCGACGGGACCGAACCAGACCTGGGTCTCGGACATTACCTACGTCTGGACCAGGCAGGGCTGGTTGTACCTGGCCTGTGTTGTGGATCTGTATTCACGCAAAGTGGTCGGCTGGAGCATGTCTTCACAGATGACGAAGGAACTGGTGTTGGATGCGCTGCAGATGGCGATCATCCGCCGTTGCCCCAAAGAAAGCCTGTTACATCACTCGGATCGTGGCAGTCAGTATTGCAGTGAGGAATACCAGCGAACTCTGAAGGTCAACGGGATTCAATGCAGCATGAGTCGCAAGGGAGACTGCTGGGACAATGCCGTGATGGAAAGCTTCTTTGCAACGCTCAAGAAAGAGCTGATTCATCGCCAGAAATACGAGACACGGGCATCAGCCCGTCACAGCATCTTCGAGTACATCGAAGTGTTCTACAATCGTGAAAGGCTCCATTCATCTCTGGGCTATCAGAGCCCCGAAATGTTTGAGCAGGCAGTATAA